In the genome of Streptomyces sp. NBC_00433, the window TCATGGGGGAGGGCCAGGTGAGGTTGGCGGAGGCCGACCTCGCCCGGCTCAACGAGCTGGACACCGAGCTGCTCGCCGCGGTGGAGACCGGTGACGAGGAGGGTTTCCGGCGCACGCTGGGCGCCCTGCTCGACGGGGTCCGCAGCCTCGGCGTGCCGCTGCCCGACGACGCGCTGGAGCCGTCCGAGCTGATCCTGCCCACGGCGGACGCCACCCTCGACGAGGTCAAGGCCATGCTCAAGGACGACGGGCTGATCCCGGGCTGACCGGCAGACCATCCGGCGCGAACGGCGGGGGCTCTGCCCCGGAATACAGTGGTTACCGTGCAGTATCCCAGGAGAGCTCCCGGCCGGCCCGTGCGGTGGCGCCGGGATGTGCCGCACCGCGGGGTGCTGTGGGCCGTGCTGCTGTCGGTCTGCGCGCTGTCCACCGTCCTCGTCGTCCGGCACCGGGTCGACGGCTGGGCCGTCGCCGTCGTCGCCTGGACGGGCACCGCCCTTGCCGCGGCTGACGCCGTACGGAGCCGCCGGGCCTATGCCGCGGCGATCGCCGAGCGGGCGCTGCGCGCGGAGGAGACCCGCGAGGAGGAGGCCAAACGCCGGGTCGCCGAGGAAAGGCTGCGGATAGCCCGCGAGTTGCACGACGTCGTCGCCCACCAGATCGCACTGGCCAATGTGCAGGCGGGTGTTGCCGCGCACGTCATGGACCGCCGCCCCGACCAGGCCCTCCAGGCGCTCGCGCACGTACGCGAGGCGAGCCGGTCCGCACTGGACGAACTGCGCGCCACCGTAGGCCTGTTGACGCAGCGCGGCGAGCCCGCCGCACCGATGGAGCCGGCCCCGGGCCTCGGCCTTCTCGACCAACTCCTCGACGGCTTCCGGCGGGAGGGGCTGCGGGTCACCGTCGAGGAGCGCACCGGCGGCGACCCCGCACCGCTGCCGCGCGCACCGCTGCCGGCCAGCGTCGACCTCACCGCCTACCGGGTGATCCAGGAGTCGCTGGCCAACGTGCGCAAGCACGCCGGGCCCGGCGCGGACGCGGTCGTACGGATCAGGCGTGATCCGGGGGCACTTGAGGTCGTGGTGGACGACGACGGGGCGCCCGGCACCGCGGAGTCGCCGCCACCCGGGCAGAGCGGGCCGCGCCCCGACGCGGCGGGCGACGGCGGTTCGCAGGTGCCGCCCGGCATCCCCTGCCCCGGCCGCCCCGTCGAGCGCGGCACCGGCGGCCCCGGCCTGCTGGCGATGTACGAGCGGGCCAGCGCCCTCGGCGGCATCTGCCGGGCCGGCGCCCGCCCCGGCGGCGGCTTCCGGGTCTGGGTCCGCCTCCCGCTGTCCGCCCCGCACGGCACCCAGCGCCACCACCCGGCGTCCCCCGCCCCGGCGGAGGGGACCTGCGGCTGATCGGCGGCCGCGGGCCTCAGAGGAAGAGCGGCGAGGGGATGTACGGGTTCGGCGGGCGCATCCCGCGCAGGCACACATACCCGGCGTTGGAAATCTCCAGGCCCGCCGCGACCCCGACGTCCACCGCCCACTCCTGCTCGGCGGTCAGCCCGGCCACCCGCACCGGTCGGCCCTGCGGCATGCTCACCAGGGCCGCCGTCAGCAGCCGGGTGGCCAGCCGGCGGGACGTCGCGGCCAGCAGCTCCACACCGCGGTCGTCGGCGTAGCAGTAGCCGCTGCCCGCCAGGTCGTCCACGACGAACAGCCGGAAGTGCCGCGGCATTTCCTCGTGGTCGGGCCCGTGGGCGCCGCCCCGGGTGCGGCGGTCGACGGAGTCCATCAGGTCCCGGTGCCTGGCGGTGCCCTCGTGCACGGCGCCGTCCAGCGGCGCCAGGCCCGCCGGGTCGACCACCCCGGTCAGCCGCATCGCCGGATGCAGCGTGAAACCCGCCCTGCGGAAGGTCCGCGGCGCGGCCGGATGCCGGGTGCCGCAGATGATGCCCCGCAGGCAGGCCCGCCCGTGCACCAGCGCCCGCGCCATCAGGGCCTTGCCGACCCCCTTGCCCTGCGCGCCGGGTGCCACCGCCAGCAGCGACAGGCCCCAGGTGCCCTCGCGCCGGGAGGACAGCACCGCGCCCACCGGGCCGGCCAGCTCGTCCTGCGCGATCCAGCAGCCGCCCGGGTCGGTCCTGGCCAGATGGCGGGTGCGGCCGCGCTCCCGTGCGGCGACCTCGGGCCGCCCGCCGGATTCCTCCGGGAGCGCCGGGTCGCCGCCGATCTCCCGCGGGGCGCCGAAGGCGGCGGCGGTGACCTCCCGCACGACCTCGGCGTCCTCCTCGTCGTCCCGAACCGGTCGAAGGATCACCGGTCCATCATCGCGCCGGACCGCCCGTACGGGCAGGGTTTTACGGCAGTGCGAGCATCTGCTCCAGGGCCAGCTTGGCGAAGTGCTCGGTCTCGGGGTCGACTTCGATGCGGTTGACCGGCTTGCCGTCCGCGAGCGACTCCAGCGCCCACACCAGGTGCGGCAGGTCGATGCGGTTCATGGTCGAGCAGAAGCAGACGGTCTTGTCGAGGAAGACGATCTGCTTGTCCGGGTGCGCCTTGGCGAGCCTGCGCACCAGGTTCAGCTCGGTGCCGATCGCCCACGCCGAGCCGGCGGGGGCCGCGTCCAGCATCTTGATGATGTACTCGGTCGAGCCGACGTGGTCGGCGGCGCTGACGACCTCGTGCTTGCACTCGGGGTGCACCAGCACGTTGACGCCGGGGATGCGCGCGCGGACGTCCTCGACCGACTCCAGCGAGAAGCGGCCGTGCACCGAGCAGTGGCCGCGCCACAGGATCATCCTGGCGTCCCGCAGCTGCTCGGCGGTCAGCCCTCCGCCCGGCTTGTGCGGGTTGTAGACGACGCATTCCTCCAGCGGGATGCCCAGATCCCGCACCGCGGTGTTGCGCCCCAGGTGCTGGTCGGGCAGGAAGAGCACCTTCTCGCCCTGCGAGAAGGCCCACTCCAGCGCGCGCCGCGCGTTGGACGAGGTGCAGATCGTGCC includes:
- a CDS encoding histidine kinase; protein product: MQYPRRAPGRPVRWRRDVPHRGVLWAVLLSVCALSTVLVVRHRVDGWAVAVVAWTGTALAAADAVRSRRAYAAAIAERALRAEETREEEAKRRVAEERLRIARELHDVVAHQIALANVQAGVAAHVMDRRPDQALQALAHVREASRSALDELRATVGLLTQRGEPAAPMEPAPGLGLLDQLLDGFRREGLRVTVEERTGGDPAPLPRAPLPASVDLTAYRVIQESLANVRKHAGPGADAVVRIRRDPGALEVVVDDDGAPGTAESPPPGQSGPRPDAAGDGGSQVPPGIPCPGRPVERGTGGPGLLAMYERASALGGICRAGARPGGGFRVWVRLPLSAPHGTQRHHPASPAPAEGTCG
- a CDS encoding GNAT family N-acetyltransferase; translation: MILRPVRDDEEDAEVVREVTAAAFGAPREIGGDPALPEESGGRPEVAARERGRTRHLARTDPGGCWIAQDELAGPVGAVLSSRREGTWGLSLLAVAPGAQGKGVGKALMARALVHGRACLRGIICGTRHPAAPRTFRRAGFTLHPAMRLTGVVDPAGLAPLDGAVHEGTARHRDLMDSVDRRTRGGAHGPDHEEMPRHFRLFVVDDLAGSGYCYADDRGVELLAATSRRLATRLLTAALVSMPQGRPVRVAGLTAEQEWAVDVGVAAGLEISNAGYVCLRGMRPPNPYIPSPLFL
- the nadA gene encoding quinolinate synthase NadA translates to MQRKGVRPVTTTETLDVQPTPLALLLLGRESDPRSERGVDCPGDLPAPSDPHLVERARAAKARLGDKVFVLGHHYQRDEVIEFADVTGDSFKLARDAAARPEAEYIVFCGVHFMAESADILTSSRQQVILPDLAAGCSMADMASAEQVAECWDVLADAGVADVTVPVSYMNSSADIKAFTGRHGGTICTSSNARRALEWAFSQGEKVLFLPDQHLGRNTAVRDLGIPLEECVVYNPHKPGGGLTAEQLRDARMILWRGHCSVHGRFSLESVEDVRARIPGVNVLVHPECKHEVVSAADHVGSTEYIIKMLDAAPAGSAWAIGTELNLVRRLAKAHPDKQIVFLDKTVCFCSTMNRIDLPHLVWALESLADGKPVNRIEVDPETEHFAKLALEQMLALP